A genomic window from Massilia sp. METH4 includes:
- a CDS encoding TonB-dependent receptor has product MQSHFPPRRLAAMLAAVLPAVAAPAAFAQSAPEPETVVVSATRSNLTADDAPQTVLVIGKEDIARQLAISGNSSDVLASLLPSFAPSRGKMTGSAETLRGRTPLILVDGVPQSNPLRPTGREAHTIDYALVERIEVIQGANAVNGLGATGGTINIITRRPGRNSLSQSLEVQTTLPTADVGSDTASYKAAYRLEGRGDAFDYLFAVSYEDQGLHLDGDGRPLGTDNTQGDLMDSRAYDVLAKVGYDIDADQRLQLSVNRYRLKSKAGYLAVAGDRARGIPTVSVEGDPPGTPPWNDVWTTALTYRHASLAGMDLSAMVFNQEFEGLFGADNSATFQDPLIAPVGTLYDQSRIAASKYGSKVGLTKSDLLDGRLKLTGGFDTLYDKGRQDLYGTGRTYVPESAFRNLSLFLQGEAQVTGALTLHAGVRREKSDVRIDSYTTLASFRRVAVEGGKLDFNETLRNAGLVFKPLRQVSLFSSYSEGFGMPDIGRVLRSINTPGVSVSRMRDLQPILTRSAEAGIRVREGAWDLDASWFRSRSDLGARVATVNGAFVMAREKTRIDGFDGAVSYRFDRAHKARLAYARTNGRYDSNADGTLDAKLDGLNVAPDRVIASWTADWNDRLSSFVQAQHAFSDTFDDPAMNFGGYTLVDASAAWKLPKGELRLSVANVFDRMYITYFSQSALVEPKRYFAGRGRTVSLGYAVRF; this is encoded by the coding sequence ATGCAGTCCCACTTCCCGCCGCGGCGGCTCGCCGCCATGCTCGCGGCCGTACTCCCCGCCGTCGCCGCCCCGGCGGCCTTTGCCCAGTCGGCACCCGAACCGGAGACGGTCGTCGTTTCCGCCACCCGGTCCAATCTCACCGCCGACGATGCACCGCAAACGGTGCTCGTGATCGGCAAGGAAGACATCGCCCGGCAACTGGCCATTTCCGGCAACTCGTCCGACGTGCTGGCCAGCCTGCTGCCATCGTTTGCCCCCAGCCGCGGCAAGATGACGGGTAGCGCCGAGACGCTGCGCGGGCGCACGCCGCTGATCCTCGTCGACGGCGTGCCGCAATCGAACCCGCTGCGGCCGACCGGACGCGAGGCGCACACGATCGACTACGCGCTGGTCGAGCGCATCGAAGTGATCCAGGGCGCCAATGCCGTCAACGGCCTGGGCGCCACGGGCGGCACGATCAACATCATCACGCGCCGGCCCGGCAGGAATTCCCTGAGCCAGTCGCTCGAAGTGCAGACGACGCTGCCGACGGCGGACGTGGGCAGCGACACGGCCAGCTACAAGGCCGCCTACCGCCTGGAAGGCCGCGGCGACGCCTTCGATTACCTGTTCGCCGTCAGCTACGAGGACCAGGGCCTGCACCTGGACGGGGATGGGCGGCCGCTCGGCACCGACAACACCCAGGGCGACCTGATGGATTCGCGCGCCTACGACGTGCTGGCCAAGGTGGGCTACGACATCGATGCCGACCAGCGGCTGCAACTATCCGTCAACCGTTACCGGCTGAAATCGAAGGCGGGCTATCTGGCCGTGGCGGGCGACCGCGCGCGGGGCATTCCGACGGTATCGGTGGAAGGCGACCCCCCGGGCACGCCGCCCTGGAACGATGTGTGGACGACGGCGCTGACCTACCGCCACGCCAGCCTGGCCGGCATGGACCTGTCGGCGATGGTGTTCAACCAGGAATTCGAGGGCCTGTTCGGCGCCGACAACTCCGCCACCTTCCAGGACCCGCTGATCGCCCCGGTCGGCACCCTGTACGACCAGTCGCGCATCGCAGCCTCCAAGTACGGCAGCAAGGTGGGCCTGACGAAATCGGACCTGCTCGACGGCCGCCTGAAGCTGACCGGCGGCTTCGACACGCTGTACGACAAGGGCAGGCAGGACCTGTACGGCACCGGCCGCACCTATGTGCCGGAATCGGCATTCCGCAACCTGTCGCTGTTCCTGCAGGGCGAGGCGCAGGTGACCGGTGCGCTGACCTTGCATGCCGGCGTGCGCCGCGAAAAGTCCGACGTGCGGATCGACAGCTATACCACGCTGGCCTCGTTCCGCCGCGTGGCCGTGGAGGGCGGCAAGCTCGATTTCAACGAAACGCTGAGGAATGCCGGCCTGGTGTTCAAGCCGCTGCGCCAGGTGAGCCTGTTCTCCAGCTATTCGGAAGGCTTCGGCATGCCGGACATCGGCCGCGTGCTCCGCTCGATCAACACGCCGGGCGTGAGCGTGTCCCGCATGCGCGACCTGCAACCGATTCTTACGCGCAGCGCCGAGGCGGGCATCCGCGTGCGCGAAGGCGCGTGGGACCTCGATGCGAGCTGGTTCCGCTCCCGCTCCGACCTGGGCGCGCGCGTGGCCACCGTCAACGGCGCTTTCGTGATGGCGCGCGAAAAGACCCGCATCGACGGCTTCGATGGCGCCGTGTCGTACCGCTTCGACCGTGCGCACAAGGCGCGGCTGGCGTATGCGCGCACCAATGGCCGCTACGACAGCAATGCCGACGGTACGCTGGATGCCAAGCTCGACGGCCTCAACGTGGCGCCGGACCGCGTGATCGCCAGCTGGACGGCGGACTGGAACGACAGGCTGTCCTCGTTCGTGCAGGCGCAGCATGCGTTCAGCGACACGTTCGACGACCCGGCGATGAACTTCGGCGGCTATACGCTGGTCGACGCCAGCGCAGCCTGGAAGCTGCCGAAGGGCGAGCTGCGCCTGTCCGTGGCCAATGTGTTCGACCGCATGTACATCACGTATTTCTCGCAAAGCGCGCTGGTGGAACCGAAGCGCTACTTCGCAGGCCGGGGGCGCACCGTGAGCCTGGGGTATGCGGTTCGCTTCTGA
- the pqqE gene encoding pyrroloquinoline quinone biosynthesis protein PqqE, with protein sequence MDGPVPRPAIAAPLWLLAELTYRCPLHCAFCYNPVDYAKDRPELSTGEWFDVMRQARQLGAAQLGFSGGEPLMRDDLEILVGEGRRLGYYTNLITSGIGLTETRLARMKELGLDHIQLSFQDSTREMNDFLSSTKTFDLKARVARLIKQYDYPMVLNVVLHRFNLDHVGRIIDMALEMGVEYLELANTQYYGWGLVNRAQLMPTREQVLRAEAVVNEYRARIGSKVRILFVVPDYFEERPKACMNGWGSVFLGIAPDGTALPCHAARSLPGIAFPNVRDHSVKDIWYASGAFNRYRGDAWMKSPCRDCAEKSRDFGGCRCQAYALTRDADNADPVCAKSVHHAGVQAIVMQGQRRQDSAQEQPILFRTDANSRNLSRSA encoded by the coding sequence ATGGACGGCCCTGTCCCGCGCCCCGCCATCGCTGCGCCTTTGTGGCTGCTGGCGGAGCTGACCTACCGCTGCCCGCTGCATTGCGCCTTTTGCTACAACCCCGTCGACTATGCGAAGGACCGCCCCGAACTCTCCACCGGGGAATGGTTCGACGTGATGCGCCAGGCGCGCCAGCTCGGCGCCGCCCAGCTCGGGTTTTCCGGCGGCGAGCCGCTGATGCGCGACGACCTCGAGATACTTGTCGGCGAAGGCCGCCGGCTCGGCTACTACACGAACCTGATCACCTCCGGCATCGGCCTGACGGAAACGCGCCTGGCGCGCATGAAGGAGCTGGGGCTCGACCATATCCAGCTGTCGTTCCAGGATTCGACGCGGGAGATGAATGATTTCCTGTCCAGCACGAAGACCTTCGACCTGAAGGCGCGGGTGGCCAGGCTGATCAAGCAGTACGACTATCCGATGGTGCTCAATGTGGTGCTGCACCGCTTCAATCTCGACCATGTAGGCCGCATCATCGACATGGCCCTCGAGATGGGCGTCGAGTACCTGGAACTGGCGAACACGCAGTACTACGGCTGGGGGCTCGTCAACCGGGCGCAATTGATGCCGACGCGCGAACAGGTGCTGCGCGCCGAAGCAGTCGTCAACGAATACCGCGCGCGCATCGGCAGCAAGGTGCGCATCCTGTTCGTGGTACCCGACTATTTTGAGGAACGCCCGAAGGCGTGCATGAATGGCTGGGGCTCGGTCTTCCTCGGCATCGCGCCGGACGGCACCGCCCTGCCCTGCCATGCCGCGCGCTCGCTGCCGGGGATCGCCTTTCCGAATGTGCGCGATCACAGCGTGAAGGACATCTGGTACGCCAGCGGCGCCTTCAACCGCTACCGGGGTGATGCCTGGATGAAGTCGCCTTGCCGAGATTGTGCGGAAAAGTCGCGGGATTTCGGCGGGTGCCGGTGCCAGGCGTATGCGCTGACCAGGGACGCGGACAACGCCGATCCGGTGTGTGCAAAGTCCGTGCACCACGCCGGCGTGCAGGCCATTGTCATGCAGGGACAGCGGCGGCAGGACAGTGCGCAGGAGCAGCCGATTCTCTTCCGCACCGATGCGAACTCGCGCAACCTCAGCCGCTCAGCTTAG
- a CDS encoding DNA-binding protein, whose product MQDQTPTYEEVAAAASGLHDNGQPVTVEAVRDALGAGSPNVIHKHLATWRTNNVPPPEPPKADIPEPLVAALADWARQFAEQSGAGNRDKLAQAESDLDALARSGEMLEAERDDLQARLNSANALVAELSEQIERLNVELRDAREVAANALVGKAKDQLAIDGKDRQLADLRAQLERSVASAAADSDARLAAEMELVGAATARDNYASELKALRSQLEALNADRTALRAEVDGLRTRRA is encoded by the coding sequence ATGCAGGACCAGACACCTACCTACGAAGAGGTTGCAGCGGCCGCGAGCGGCCTGCACGACAATGGCCAGCCTGTAACGGTCGAGGCAGTGCGCGACGCGCTCGGCGCCGGCTCCCCGAACGTCATCCATAAACACCTGGCCACGTGGCGCACGAACAATGTTCCGCCACCCGAGCCGCCGAAGGCCGATATTCCCGAGCCGCTCGTGGCGGCGCTGGCCGACTGGGCCCGGCAATTTGCCGAACAGTCCGGCGCCGGTAACCGCGACAAGCTGGCGCAGGCCGAGAGCGACCTGGATGCGCTGGCCCGTTCCGGCGAGATGCTCGAGGCCGAGCGGGACGACCTGCAGGCGCGGCTGAACAGTGCGAATGCGCTCGTGGCGGAGCTGAGCGAGCAGATCGAACGGCTGAACGTGGAGTTGCGCGATGCGCGCGAGGTGGCCGCCAATGCGCTGGTGGGCAAGGCGAAGGACCAGCTGGCGATCGACGGCAAGGACCGCCAGCTGGCCGACCTGCGCGCCCAGCTGGAACGTAGCGTGGCCTCGGCCGCCGCCGACTCGGACGCCCGGCTCGCGGCGGAGATGGAATTGGTGGGTGCCGCCACGGCACGCGACAACTATGCGTCCGAGCTGAAAGCCTTGCGTTCCCAGCTCGAGGCATTGAATGCCGACCGTACGGCCTTGCGTGCCGAGGTCGACGGGCTGCGCACGCGGCGCGCCTGA
- the pqqD gene encoding pyrroloquinoline quinone biosynthesis peptide chaperone PqqD, with product MTTIPTRPALSRLFRMQWEEAQGNYVLLYPEGMVKLNQSAAEILKRCDGQRDVPAIVDDLEQAFNASGLAPDVDEFLRAASERGWVA from the coding sequence ATGACGACGATTCCAACCAGGCCCGCGCTCTCCCGGCTGTTCCGCATGCAGTGGGAAGAGGCGCAGGGCAATTACGTGCTGCTGTACCCGGAAGGCATGGTGAAGCTGAACCAGAGCGCCGCCGAGATCCTCAAGCGCTGCGACGGCCAGCGCGACGTGCCGGCCATCGTCGACGACCTGGAACAGGCATTCAATGCCAGCGGCCTGGCGCCGGACGTCGACGAATTCCTGCGTGCCGCCAGCGAACGCGGCTGGGTGGCCTGA
- a CDS encoding DUF2325 domain-containing protein → MQVADDQLLHEYAALLRAHGEAQARCSELIRAQALEIARLEAQAMRLRAEVVKRDTALALAKEDRAALELAVPGLPKRVALARQVEALQARVRELMDQLQRRERQPQPAVAPDRLPSPAAELGNLEADLAAADLVICQTGCMSHGAYWRVQDHCKRTGKACVLVENAAALHIVRIQRGGEGEAALVASQQE, encoded by the coding sequence ATGCAGGTTGCCGACGACCAGCTGCTCCACGAATATGCCGCATTGCTGCGTGCCCACGGCGAAGCGCAGGCGCGCTGCTCGGAACTGATCCGGGCCCAGGCGCTGGAGATCGCCCGGCTGGAGGCGCAGGCCATGCGCTTGCGGGCCGAAGTCGTGAAGCGGGACACGGCGCTGGCGCTGGCGAAGGAAGACCGCGCGGCGCTGGAGCTGGCCGTTCCCGGCCTGCCGAAGCGCGTGGCGCTGGCCCGGCAGGTCGAGGCCCTGCAGGCGCGCGTGCGCGAGCTGATGGACCAATTGCAGCGGCGCGAGCGGCAGCCGCAGCCCGCCGTTGCGCCGGACCGGTTGCCGTCGCCGGCCGCGGAGCTCGGCAACCTCGAAGCAGACCTCGCGGCGGCCGACCTGGTGATCTGCCAGACCGGCTGCATGAGCCATGGCGCGTACTGGCGTGTGCAGGACCATTGCAAGCGCACCGGCAAGGCCTGCGTGCTGGTCGAAAACGCCGCTGCGCTGCACATCGTACGCATCCAGCGCGGCGGGGAAGGCGAGGCCGCGCTGGTCGCCTCGCAGCAGGAGTGA
- a CDS encoding DUF3325 family protein encodes MLELLATVVAVSMCWTGFGLLALSQREHWTVSAAELAYPSRRRVRGVRFLGALLLAGALAPCVAAHGAGFGLLLWMLLLAASAAAVAFTLAWRPRWLALLAFLMCDFV; translated from the coding sequence GTGCTTGAGCTCCTTGCGACGGTGGTTGCCGTGTCGATGTGCTGGACCGGATTCGGCCTGCTGGCGCTCTCGCAGCGCGAACACTGGACCGTGTCCGCCGCCGAACTGGCCTATCCCTCGCGGCGCCGGGTGCGCGGCGTCCGCTTCCTTGGCGCACTGCTGCTTGCCGGCGCGCTCGCGCCGTGCGTGGCCGCGCATGGCGCCGGCTTCGGCCTGCTGCTGTGGATGCTGCTGCTGGCAGCCAGTGCCGCCGCCGTGGCATTTACCCTCGCCTGGCGCCCGCGCTGGCTGGCGCTGCTGGCCTTTCTTATGTGTGATTTCGTATAG
- a CDS encoding glucose 1-dehydrogenase — protein MFELNDKKAVVTGAGSGIGKSIAKLFAARGAAVHVLDVGEGAARETAQEIRRDGGTAFVHSCNVAAQAEVLATFAGIGPLDILVNNAGIAHIGKADTTAEADFDRVMAVNVKGVYNCLHAAIPQLRANGGGAILNMASVAARVGVAERFAYSAAKGAVMAMTLSVAKDYLQDRIRCNSISPGRVHTPFVDGFLSKNYPGREAEMFEKLSRTQPIGRMARPDEVAALALYLCSDEAGFITGTDYPIDGGFITLNT, from the coding sequence GTGTTTGAACTGAACGATAAAAAGGCCGTCGTCACGGGCGCCGGCAGCGGCATCGGCAAGTCCATCGCGAAGCTGTTCGCCGCGCGCGGCGCGGCCGTCCACGTACTCGATGTGGGCGAGGGTGCCGCCCGCGAGACGGCGCAGGAGATCCGCCGCGATGGCGGCACGGCGTTCGTCCACAGCTGCAACGTGGCGGCGCAGGCCGAGGTGCTGGCCACTTTCGCCGGGATCGGCCCGCTCGACATCCTCGTCAACAATGCCGGCATCGCGCACATCGGCAAGGCCGACACCACGGCGGAGGCCGACTTCGACCGGGTGATGGCCGTGAACGTGAAGGGCGTCTACAACTGCCTGCACGCGGCCATTCCGCAGTTGCGCGCGAACGGCGGTGGAGCGATCCTGAACATGGCGTCCGTCGCCGCCCGGGTGGGCGTGGCCGAGCGCTTTGCCTACTCGGCCGCGAAAGGGGCGGTGATGGCGATGACCTTGTCGGTGGCCAAGGACTATCTGCAGGACCGTATCCGCTGCAATTCGATTTCGCCGGGGCGCGTGCACACCCCGTTCGTGGACGGCTTCCTGTCGAAAAACTATCCGGGCCGGGAGGCCGAGATGTTCGAAAAACTGTCGCGCACCCAGCCCATCGGCCGCATGGCGAGGCCGGACGAGGTGGCGGCGCTGGCGCTGTACCTGTGCAGCGACGAGGCCGGGTTCATCACGGGCACGGACTATCCGATCGACGGGGGCTTCATCACCCTGAATACGTAA
- a CDS encoding aldo/keto reductase codes for MKAHDTRGIGRGGEDARRPARVAVGCMGLGCAQLGGLYEPMDEEQAWAIVETAWDLGIRYFDTAPYYGFTLSEHRLGAALRHRPRGDYMISTKVGRLMRPDASVRPGECGWGAPLPFRPHFDYSYEGVLRSHEDSLQRLALDRVDILYVHDIGRQTHGRAHELYWDQLTRGGGFRALVKLRDEGSIRAFGLGVNEWEVVADAIDVCDIDCALLAGRYTLLEQAALEPLLDRCAGRGIGIVIGGPFNSGILAGTRKFNYEDAPADVVARVEAIAAICRDAGVPVQAAALQFPMAHPAVVSCVPGAQSPEQLRQNAAWFGQPIPSDVWRALAQAGLIDARAPMPL; via the coding sequence ATGAAGGCCCATGACACGCGGGGCATCGGCCGGGGCGGAGAAGATGCGCGCCGTCCGGCGCGCGTGGCCGTGGGCTGCATGGGCCTCGGCTGCGCCCAGCTGGGCGGCCTGTACGAACCGATGGACGAGGAGCAGGCATGGGCGATCGTCGAGACGGCGTGGGACCTCGGCATCCGATACTTCGACACGGCACCGTACTACGGCTTCACGCTGTCCGAGCACCGGCTGGGTGCAGCCCTGCGGCATCGCCCGCGCGGCGACTACATGATCAGCACGAAGGTCGGGCGGCTGATGCGGCCCGATGCGTCCGTGCGGCCGGGCGAATGCGGCTGGGGCGCGCCGCTGCCGTTCCGCCCGCATTTCGATTACTCGTATGAAGGCGTGCTGCGCTCGCACGAGGACAGCCTGCAGCGCCTTGCGCTGGACCGCGTCGATATCCTGTATGTCCACGATATCGGCCGCCAGACGCACGGCAGGGCGCATGAGCTGTACTGGGATCAGTTGACCCGCGGCGGCGGCTTCCGCGCGCTGGTCAAGCTGCGCGACGAAGGCAGCATCCGGGCCTTCGGCCTGGGCGTGAACGAATGGGAAGTGGTGGCGGACGCCATCGACGTGTGCGACATCGATTGCGCGCTGCTTGCCGGCCGCTACACGCTCCTGGAACAGGCGGCGCTGGAACCGCTGCTGGACCGCTGCGCCGGGCGGGGCATCGGCATCGTGATCGGGGGGCCGTTCAATTCCGGCATCCTGGCCGGCACGCGCAAGTTCAATTACGAGGATGCACCCGCCGACGTTGTCGCCCGCGTCGAGGCGATCGCGGCGATTTGCCGGGATGCCGGCGTGCCGGTGCAGGCCGCCGCGCTGCAATTCCCGATGGCGCACCCGGCCGTGGTGTCGTGCGTCCCGGGCGCGCAGAGCCCGGAGCAGCTGCGGCAGAACGCGGCGTGGTTCGGGCAGCCGATCCCGAGCGACGTCTGGCGCGCGCTGGCGCAGGCGGGGCTGATCGATGCTCGCGCGCCGATGCCTTTGTAA
- a CDS encoding PepSY-associated TM helix domain-containing protein yields the protein MDATFRKSMALLHTWAGLAVGAVLFAVFWTGALILFRAEIDQWMMPETRLAQPAAPPSLDRAAELVLPLLPEGATQWRIDLPTSRTPVAAFSWKLPDGTEGVRLFDPVAYRVLAEQGTDGASGFLVPLHYSLHVTWYDAGKWLVGLAGMAMLALLVTGIVIHRKLIAQFFTFRPRKRLPRSALDLHNLAGVVLLPFHLMLALSGLVIFITVFFPQAHVGTYGGGAKAKAAFMADAYGRYTRKKGGEPAAPASLDAMRREAERLWGGGQPYFVRAWQPGDAAGVVEFRRSYARAVTMNLDQLYFDAATGKLLRRFEAGPVMTAQRVFSGVHFARFDHGTLRGLYFAGGLGGCVLIATGFLFWLEARRTRHARQGLHGVRVVEALAVGGMTGIVLATLAYLLANRLLPADAGLPGWDRAALERGTFWAAWLAACAHAWLRRTAAWHGQLRAIAALGLAAMLLNWFTTGGSLLPDVLGVDLGLLAFAAAAWYAARRLGAHRAENTGA from the coding sequence ATGGATGCGACGTTCCGCAAGTCGATGGCACTGCTGCACACCTGGGCCGGGCTGGCCGTGGGTGCCGTGCTGTTCGCCGTGTTCTGGACCGGCGCCCTGATCCTGTTCCGGGCCGAAATCGACCAGTGGATGATGCCGGAAACGCGGCTCGCGCAGCCCGCCGCGCCGCCGTCTCTCGACCGCGCTGCCGAACTGGTGCTGCCGCTGCTGCCTGAAGGCGCCACCCAATGGCGCATCGACCTGCCCACGAGCCGCACGCCCGTGGCGGCGTTCAGCTGGAAGCTGCCCGACGGCACGGAGGGGGTGCGGCTGTTCGATCCGGTCGCGTACCGAGTGCTGGCGGAGCAGGGCACCGATGGCGCTTCCGGCTTCCTGGTGCCGCTGCACTACAGCCTGCACGTCACCTGGTACGACGCCGGCAAGTGGCTCGTGGGCCTGGCCGGCATGGCCATGCTGGCGTTGCTGGTGACCGGCATCGTCATCCACAGGAAACTCATCGCGCAGTTCTTCACGTTCCGGCCCCGCAAGCGGCTGCCGCGCAGCGCGCTGGACCTGCACAACCTGGCGGGCGTGGTGCTGCTGCCGTTCCACCTGATGCTGGCGCTGTCCGGCCTCGTCATCTTCATTACCGTGTTTTTCCCGCAAGCCCATGTGGGTACCTATGGCGGCGGCGCCAAGGCCAAAGCGGCCTTCATGGCCGACGCGTATGGGCGCTACACGCGCAAGAAGGGCGGGGAGCCTGCCGCGCCGGCGTCGCTGGATGCGATGCGGCGGGAGGCCGAACGGCTGTGGGGCGGCGGCCAGCCGTATTTTGTGCGCGCCTGGCAACCGGGGGATGCCGCCGGTGTCGTCGAGTTCCGCCGTTCCTATGCGCGCGCGGTGACGATGAACCTGGACCAGCTGTATTTCGACGCCGCCACCGGCAAGCTGCTGCGCCGCTTCGAGGCCGGGCCCGTCATGACGGCGCAGCGCGTGTTCTCCGGCGTGCACTTCGCCCGCTTCGACCACGGCACCTTGCGTGGCCTGTACTTTGCCGGCGGCCTGGGCGGCTGCGTGCTGATCGCGACCGGCTTCCTGTTCTGGCTGGAGGCACGGCGCACCCGGCATGCCAGGCAGGGACTGCACGGCGTGCGCGTGGTGGAAGCGCTGGCGGTGGGCGGCATGACGGGCATCGTCCTTGCCACGCTGGCGTATCTGCTGGCGAACCGGCTGCTGCCGGCCGATGCCGGGCTGCCCGGCTGGGACCGCGCGGCGCTGGAACGGGGAACGTTCTGGGCCGCGTGGCTGGCAGCGTGCGCGCATGCGTGGTTGCGCCGCACGGCCGCGTGGCACGGCCAATTGCGGGCGATCGCGGCGCTCGGGCTGGCGGCGATGCTGCTCAACTGGTTCACGACGGGCGGCAGCCTGTTGCCCGACGTGCTGGGCGTGGACCTCGGCTTGCTGGCGTTCGCGGCGGCCGCCTGGTACGCCGCACGCCGGCTTGGCGCGCATCGTGCGGAAAACACCGGTGCTTGA
- a CDS encoding fumarylacetoacetate hydrolase family protein, with protein sequence MKLLRYGPKGDEKPGLLDPEGRIRDLSGYIPDVEAAYLGRESLARLRAIDWRTLPVAAASRLAPVVADTGKLICVGLNYSDHAAESGMAVPGEPVLFMKATSAIIGPNDAVVLPRGSVKSDWEVELGVVIGTRARYVDEAKALDYVAGYCVVNDLSEREYQLERGGQWDKGKGCDTFGPVGPWLVTTDEVPDPQDLDLWLEVNGKRYQQGSTRTMVFTVAQLVSYISRFMTLHPGDIISTGTPPGVGLGQKPEPVYLRPGDTMRLGITGLGEQRQAVHAWNEELIDD encoded by the coding sequence ATGAAATTGCTCCGCTACGGCCCGAAGGGCGATGAAAAACCCGGCCTGCTCGACCCCGAAGGCCGCATTCGCGACCTGTCCGGCTACATCCCCGACGTGGAAGCGGCCTACCTGGGCAGGGAATCGCTGGCGCGCCTCAGGGCAATCGACTGGCGCACCTTGCCCGTGGCCGCGGCGAGCCGGCTGGCGCCCGTCGTCGCCGATACGGGCAAGCTCATTTGCGTGGGCTTGAACTACTCGGACCACGCGGCCGAATCCGGCATGGCGGTGCCGGGCGAGCCGGTACTGTTCATGAAGGCCACCAGCGCGATCATTGGCCCGAACGACGCGGTGGTGCTGCCGCGCGGTTCCGTGAAGAGCGACTGGGAAGTGGAACTGGGCGTCGTGATCGGCACCCGGGCGCGCTACGTGGACGAAGCGAAGGCGCTCGATTACGTGGCCGGCTACTGCGTCGTCAACGACCTGTCGGAGCGCGAGTACCAGCTGGAGCGGGGCGGCCAGTGGGACAAGGGCAAGGGTTGCGACACGTTCGGCCCCGTCGGCCCGTGGCTGGTAACCACCGACGAGGTGCCGGACCCGCAGGACCTGGACCTGTGGCTGGAAGTGAACGGCAAGCGCTACCAGCAGGGCAGCACGCGCACGATGGTGTTTACGGTCGCGCAGCTGGTCAGCTACATCAGCCGCTTCATGACCCTGCATCCGGGGGATATCATCAGCACCGGCACGCCGCCGGGCGTGGGCCTCGGCCAGAAGCCCGAACCCGTGTACCTGCGCCCCGGCGACACGATGCGCCTGGGGATCACCGGCCTGGGCGAGCAGCGCCAGGCGGTGCATGCCTGGAACGAGGAGCTGATCGACGATTAA
- the fucP gene encoding L-fucose:H+ symporter permease — MTLPTARRSRFAFTMLTSLFFLWGFVHNLDPILIPHLRRSFSLTVLQAALVDSAVYIAYFVMALPAGLLIRRAGYRCTIIAGLGLFGIGSLLFLPAADTHRYTVFLAALFIIACGLTLLETAANPYAALLGRPERATQRLNLAQSFNGLAAAIAPIVGARLILVQGPTDQQLQAMTASARQAALAAEAASVKGPYLVLGLVIFAIAIVFWFIRLPEPERKGGEPGADGAAASASTAIGLAWAHAPIRRAVIAQFFYVGAQVCVFSFFILFAASAAGLSHIAAADYLGWGCGVAFVAGRFAGTCAMKYVAPARLLLGYALICALLSVVTMFASGMACVAAVIGIVFFMSIMFPTIFSLGIQGAGANTEMGSSLIIMAIVGGALLPLAFGFVSDITHSIQLAYVVPLACFLVVAWFARTALARERNAAPVSPLTNGALKRV; from the coding sequence ATGACCCTACCGACCGCCCGGCGTTCCAGGTTCGCCTTCACGATGCTGACCTCGCTGTTCTTCCTGTGGGGCTTCGTCCATAACCTCGACCCGATCCTCATTCCGCACCTGCGGCGTTCGTTCAGCCTGACCGTGCTGCAGGCGGCACTGGTGGATTCGGCCGTGTACATCGCCTATTTCGTGATGGCGCTGCCGGCGGGCCTGCTGATCCGCCGCGCCGGCTACCGGTGCACCATCATCGCCGGCCTGGGCCTGTTCGGCATCGGCTCGCTGCTGTTCCTGCCCGCGGCCGACACGCACCGCTACACGGTCTTCCTGGCCGCGCTGTTCATCATCGCCTGCGGCCTCACGCTGCTGGAGACGGCCGCCAATCCCTATGCGGCGCTGCTGGGCCGACCGGAACGGGCCACGCAGCGCCTGAACCTGGCGCAGTCGTTCAATGGGCTCGCGGCCGCCATCGCGCCCATCGTCGGCGCCCGGCTGATCCTCGTGCAGGGGCCGACGGACCAGCAATTGCAGGCGATGACGGCAAGCGCCCGGCAAGCCGCGCTGGCGGCGGAAGCGGCCAGCGTCAAGGGCCCCTACCTGGTGCTGGGCCTCGTGATCTTCGCCATCGCCATCGTGTTCTGGTTCATCCGCCTGCCCGAGCCGGAGAGAAAGGGAGGCGAACCCGGCGCCGATGGCGCCGCCGCCTCCGCCAGCACCGCCATCGGCCTCGCCTGGGCCCACGCGCCGATCCGCCGCGCCGTCATCGCGCAGTTTTTCTATGTCGGCGCCCAGGTGTGCGTGTTCAGCTTCTTCATCCTGTTCGCCGCCAGCGCCGCCGGCCTGTCGCATATCGCCGCCGCCGACTACCTGGGCTGGGGGTGCGGCGTGGCCTTCGTGGCCGGCCGCTTCGCCGGCACCTGCGCGATGAAGTACGTGGCGCCGGCCCGGCTGCTGCTCGGCTACGCGTTGATCTGCGCGCTGCTGTCGGTGGTGACGATGTTCGCCAGCGGCATGGCGTGCGTGGCGGCGGTGATCGGCATCGTGTTCTTCATGTCGATCATGTTCCCCACCATTTTCTCGCTCGGCATCCAGGGAGCGGGGGCGAACACGGAAATGGGCAGCAGCCTGATCATCATGGCCATCGTCGGCGGCGCGCTGCTGCCGCTGGCGTTCGGTTTCGTCAGCGATATCACACACAGCATCCAGCTCGCTTATGTGGTGCCGCTGGCGTGCTTCCTCGTCGTCGCCTGGTTCGCCCGCACCGCCCTCGCGCGCGAACGGAACGCGGCCCCGGTTTCCCCTCTCACGAATGGAGCGCTGAAACGTGTTTGA